Proteins co-encoded in one Streptomyces sp. JH34 genomic window:
- a CDS encoding ArsA family ATPase: MTPITGVAPGLETDALLDDPGIRIVVCCGSGGVGKTTTAAALGVRAAERGRKVVVLTIDPARRLAQSMGIDRLDNVPRRVDGIAGEGELHAMMLDMKRTFDETVEAHTDAERARAILENPFYQSLSAGFAGTQEYMAMEKLGQLRARDEWDLIVVDTPPSRSALDFLDAPKRLGSFLDGKFIRLLIAPAKIGGRAGMKFLNVGMSMMTGTLGKLLGGQFLRDVQTFVAAMDSMFGGFRTRADATYKLLQAPGTAFLVVATPERDALREAAYFVERLAAEEMPLAGLVLNRVHGSEASRLSEERALAAAENLEAVGIVDQAAGKAGLGDPAGPVTATPSEAPESRLSPERGNDPAPHEPPQQEPPSHDRTSRSPEPQSRGRRSTTPSAPLTHTEADRLDTPTADDVSAEVSVEQLTAGLLRLHAERMQVVAREQHTRDRFTAHHPEVPVTEVAALPGDVHDLSGLRAIGELLATGSAPAGAA; this comes from the coding sequence ATGACACCGATCACTGGCGTCGCGCCGGGGCTGGAGACCGACGCGCTCCTGGACGACCCCGGGATCCGCATCGTCGTGTGCTGCGGATCCGGTGGCGTGGGCAAGACCACGACCGCGGCGGCCCTCGGGGTACGGGCGGCCGAGCGGGGCCGCAAGGTCGTCGTCCTGACCATCGACCCTGCCCGCCGGCTCGCCCAGTCCATGGGCATCGACCGGTTGGACAACGTCCCGCGGCGGGTCGACGGCATCGCGGGCGAGGGTGAGCTGCACGCCATGATGCTCGACATGAAGCGCACCTTCGACGAGACCGTCGAGGCGCACACGGATGCGGAGCGCGCCCGCGCGATCCTGGAGAACCCCTTCTACCAGTCGCTGTCGGCCGGGTTCGCGGGCACGCAGGAATACATGGCGATGGAGAAGCTCGGGCAGCTGCGGGCCCGCGACGAGTGGGACCTGATCGTGGTCGACACCCCGCCGTCCCGCTCCGCACTGGACTTCCTGGACGCGCCAAAACGTCTCGGCTCCTTCCTGGACGGGAAGTTCATCCGGCTGCTGATCGCCCCGGCGAAGATCGGCGGGCGGGCCGGGATGAAGTTCCTGAACGTCGGGATGTCGATGATGACGGGGACGCTCGGGAAGCTGCTCGGCGGTCAGTTCCTGCGCGACGTGCAGACCTTCGTCGCCGCGATGGACTCCATGTTCGGCGGATTCCGCACCCGGGCCGACGCCACGTACAAGCTGCTGCAGGCGCCCGGCACGGCGTTCCTCGTGGTGGCGACGCCGGAGCGGGACGCACTGCGCGAAGCCGCGTACTTCGTGGAGCGGCTGGCCGCCGAGGAGATGCCGCTGGCCGGTCTGGTCCTCAACCGGGTGCACGGCAGTGAGGCCTCACGGCTCTCCGAGGAGCGGGCGCTGGCGGCAGCAGAAAATCTTGAAGCCGTCGGCATTGTGGATCAGGCCGCAGGGAAGGCTGGCCTTGGTGACCCGGCGGGCCCGGTGACCGCCACCCCCTCCGAAGCCCCGGAGTCGCGGCTCTCCCCCGAGCGCGGCAACGATCCCGCACCGCACGAACCCCCACAGCAGGAGCCGCCCTCGCACGACCGGACGTCGCGCAGCCCCGAGCCGCAGAGCCGTGGCCGGAGGTCGACCACCCCTTCCGCGCCACTCACGCACACGGAGGCGGACAGGCTCGACACACCCACCGCGGACGACGTGTCCGCCGAAGTGTCCGTCGAGCAGCTGACCGCAGGTCTGTTGCGACTGCACGCCGAGCGTATGCAGGTCGTCGCGCGCGAGCAGCACACGCGCGACCGCTTCACCGCGCACCACCCGGAGGTCCCGGTGACCGAGGTGGCCGCGCTGCCCGGTGACGTGCACGACCTCTCAGGCCTCAGGGCCATCGGGGAGCTGCTCGCGACCGGTTCCGCCCCGGCCGGAGCTGCGTAG